A region of Sesamum indicum cultivar Zhongzhi No. 13 linkage group LG7, S_indicum_v1.0, whole genome shotgun sequence DNA encodes the following proteins:
- the LOC105166622 gene encoding rhomboid-like protein 19 — MSSPQLSGGGLSIYTGFTRLCKGLAVVLIGGHIVVQILPSAASYLALIPAKTIPFAWNLITAGYIEQSIHGVFISTVGLLFIGKLLEPIWGSREFLKFIFVVNFLTSVCVFITAISLYYITRQESYLYMPISGFQGVLSGFLVGIKQIIPDQELSLLKIKAKWLPSLALLVSVAVSFFTTDSASYLPTLIFGTYIGWIYLRYWQKKPEAKLRGDPSDEFAFSTFFPEVLRPVIDPLATIFERLLCGRRSESSDEPRGYTLGVASLPGSDPVEASRRRERGARALEERLAAERLAAAAGGGRTQDSQRDVTENV, encoded by the exons ATGAGCTCTCCACAGCTCTCGGGA GGCGGGTTGAGCATTTACACGGGGTTTACAAGGTTGTGCAAAGGGCTGGCGGTGGTATTAATAGGGGGTCACATTGTTGTTCAGATTTTACCCTCTGCAGCTTCTTATCTTGCTCTCATCCCCGCAAA GACTATTCCTTTTGCATGGAATCTCATTACAGCTGGCTACATTGAACAATCCATACACGGG GTGTTCATTAGCACAGTTGGTCTTCTTTTTATCGGGAAGCTGCTTGAACCCATATGGGGTTCTAGGGAATTTTTGAAGTTCATCTTTGTTGTCAACTTTCTAACGTCAGTCTGTGTCTTCATCACGGCTATTTCATTGTACTACATTACAAGGCAGGAATCTTACCT TTATATGCCCATTTCTGGTTTCCAAGGGGTTCTTTCAGGATTCTTAGTCGGCATCAAACAGATAATACCAGATCAGGAACTATCTTTattgaagataaaagcaaaa tGGTTGCCTTCTCTTGCATTATTGGTGTCTGTTGCTGTAAGCTTTTTCACAACAGATTCAGCATCATATCTTCCTACGTTAATATTCGGCACCTATATAGGTTGGATTTACCTCAGGTACTGGCAAAAAAAGCCAGAGGCAAAACTACGAGGTGATCCAAGTGACGAATTTGCTTTCTCTACCTTCTTCCCTGAAGTTTTAAG ACCAGTAATAGATCCTCTTGCCACAATTTTTGAGAGGTTACTTTGTGGAAGAAGATCAGAATCCTCAGATGAGCCCAGGGGCTATACTTTAGGAGTTGCTTCATTGCCTGGTTCAGATCCTGTTGAAGCATCCAGGAGGAG AGAAAGAGGCGCTCGGGCGCTCGAAGAAAGATTGGCAGCAGAGAGacttgctgctgctgcaggAGGAGGAAGGACACAAGACTCACAAAGAGATGTTACTGAAAATGTGTAG